A section of the Ruania halotolerans genome encodes:
- a CDS encoding zinc-binding dehydrogenase has product MRAVQVSQYGGPDVLVPVELADPQAEAGEVIVRTAAIDTIYLETQIRGGWGEMFGVTLPYVPGGAAAGTVVSVGPDVEASWQGRRVLVGVGTQGAYAELVRAGIDQLVPVPDGLGLREAAALAHDGVTGMGILEAMAIKPSERVLILGAAGGMGTLLVQLAHGAGAHVIGAARGAEKLGLVDRLGADTVVDYSEDGWIERVRDALDGQDLDVLLDGVGGELGTAAFGLVGRGGRVSAHGAASGDFAELDETQVRDRGILVRGIEDVQFDPPEAARLAARALDEAAAGRMRPVIGREFALSDAAEAHRAIEARSIPGKALLIP; this is encoded by the coding sequence ATGCGTGCAGTACAAGTGTCCCAGTACGGCGGGCCGGATGTTCTGGTCCCAGTGGAACTCGCGGACCCGCAGGCCGAGGCGGGTGAGGTCATCGTCCGTACGGCAGCGATCGACACCATCTACCTCGAGACGCAGATTCGCGGTGGATGGGGTGAGATGTTCGGCGTCACGCTGCCGTACGTGCCCGGCGGCGCGGCCGCGGGGACCGTGGTCTCGGTAGGCCCGGACGTCGAGGCCTCATGGCAGGGACGGCGAGTGCTCGTGGGGGTGGGCACCCAGGGCGCGTACGCCGAGCTCGTCCGGGCCGGCATCGACCAGCTGGTGCCGGTCCCGGACGGCCTCGGTCTGCGCGAGGCAGCCGCTCTGGCGCACGACGGTGTCACTGGGATGGGAATCCTGGAGGCCATGGCCATCAAGCCGAGCGAGCGAGTACTCATCCTCGGAGCCGCGGGAGGGATGGGCACGCTACTCGTTCAGCTCGCACATGGAGCAGGCGCTCATGTGATCGGAGCAGCCCGGGGGGCCGAGAAACTGGGCCTGGTCGATCGGCTGGGCGCGGACACCGTGGTCGACTACTCCGAGGACGGCTGGATCGAGCGAGTGCGGGATGCTCTCGACGGGCAGGATCTTGACGTGCTGCTCGATGGCGTCGGCGGCGAGCTTGGCACCGCGGCGTTCGGCCTCGTGGGCCGCGGTGGTCGCGTCTCGGCCCACGGCGCCGCGAGCGGCGATTTCGCCGAACTGGACGAGACGCAGGTGCGCGACCGGGGCATCCTGGTCAGGGGAATCGAGGATGTGCAGTTCGACCCACCCGAGGCGGCCCGGTTGGCGGCCCGGGCGCTCGACGAGGCGGCGGCCGGGCGGATGCGCCCGGTGATCGGGCGAGAGTTCGCGTTGTCCGATGCGGCCGAGGCGCACCGTGCGATCGAGGCACGCTCGATTCCAGGGAAGGCCCTCCTCATCCCTTGA
- a CDS encoding class I SAM-dependent methyltransferase, with product MPGTLGTSFGAATTAYEAGRPSYPAAAVDWMLAGARRELTDIVDVGAGTGKLTAALVGEGRSVTAIDPDQAMLTTLAGNLPEVSTAVGTAEHLPLVEASHDAAVLGQAWHWVDPATASAEIARVLRPGGVLGLIWNIRDERTEWVARMSRIIHLSAAEQLISGTGPQIAAPFGEVELERIEWSRRMDRATIEAMVASRSYYITASDDDRSRIDGGLAALLDELGLTAADASIDFPYVTVAYRATR from the coding sequence ATGCCTGGGACTTTGGGAACGTCTTTCGGTGCGGCGACCACCGCCTACGAGGCGGGTCGTCCGTCCTACCCGGCGGCCGCCGTCGACTGGATGCTCGCCGGTGCCCGGCGTGAGTTGACCGACATCGTCGACGTCGGTGCAGGCACCGGCAAGCTGACTGCGGCGCTGGTGGGCGAAGGCCGCAGCGTCACCGCGATCGACCCGGACCAGGCGATGCTCACCACCTTGGCGGGCAACCTGCCCGAGGTGAGTACCGCCGTCGGGACGGCGGAGCACCTGCCTCTGGTGGAGGCGAGCCACGATGCGGCCGTGCTCGGGCAGGCCTGGCACTGGGTGGACCCGGCCACAGCATCGGCGGAAATCGCGCGCGTGCTGCGGCCGGGCGGCGTGCTCGGCCTGATCTGGAACATCCGCGACGAACGCACCGAGTGGGTGGCCCGGATGAGCCGCATCATCCATCTCAGCGCCGCCGAGCAGCTGATCTCCGGTACCGGGCCGCAGATCGCTGCGCCGTTCGGTGAGGTCGAGCTGGAGCGGATCGAGTGGAGCCGGCGAATGGACCGGGCAACGATCGAGGCGATGGTGGCCTCGCGCAGCTACTACATCACCGCCAGTGATGATGATCGGAGCCGCATCGACGGCGGCCTGGCCGCGCTCCTCGACGAGTTGGGCCTGACCGCCGCCGATGCCAGCATCGACTTCCCCTACGTCACGGTGGCCTACCGCGCCACGCGTTGA
- a CDS encoding MFS transporter — MRYSLTYFASYVFSLLGNSIAAIAIPLVVLQSTGSVLGAGTVAAATAIPAFLAGIFMGVVIDRINRRTSSVVTDVLSAAAVAALPFIDLFTDLTVGIFVLFGVIGSLGDIPGQTAREALLPAIVAESGLSKERLLGIRESIGAAALVVGPAIAGTLVALLEGSSVLWVTAGTSLVAALITFTIPKRLGAITAATDATAPRSAVHQFREGWSTLVRSRILILLTAISVVSGVVLASFQGLVLPVHFTAVNETALLGFVLSALAVGLLIGSGIYAVLAKPGGARAAWLRTGMIGATLGFIVIATLHSTPLILIGAFVVGLASGLFGGLVGVLSLEHIPDAMRGRVMGTQNALLSLAPGIGIMGAAALTEAWSLQGAAAVIAALWAVLTVVALFTARPRDIAPVAAPDVAPDRPDADQRVAR; from the coding sequence ATGCGCTACTCCCTCACCTACTTCGCCTCCTACGTGTTCTCCCTGCTCGGGAACTCGATCGCCGCGATCGCCATCCCGCTCGTGGTGCTGCAAAGCACCGGCAGCGTGCTGGGCGCGGGCACCGTAGCCGCGGCCACAGCGATCCCGGCCTTCCTGGCCGGGATCTTCATGGGCGTGGTGATCGACCGGATCAACCGGCGCACCTCCTCCGTGGTCACCGACGTGCTCTCGGCTGCCGCCGTGGCCGCGCTGCCGTTCATCGACCTGTTCACCGATCTCACGGTCGGCATCTTCGTCCTGTTCGGCGTGATCGGCTCACTCGGCGACATTCCCGGCCAAACCGCCCGTGAGGCGCTGCTGCCGGCGATCGTGGCCGAGAGCGGGCTCTCGAAGGAACGGCTGCTCGGGATCCGCGAGTCGATCGGCGCCGCGGCGCTCGTGGTGGGACCAGCCATCGCGGGCACGCTGGTGGCACTTCTCGAGGGTTCGAGCGTGCTGTGGGTGACGGCGGGCACGTCCTTGGTCGCCGCGCTCATCACCTTCACCATCCCGAAGCGCCTCGGCGCCATCACCGCCGCCACCGACGCAACCGCACCACGCAGCGCCGTCCATCAGTTCCGCGAAGGGTGGTCCACGCTGGTGCGCAGCCGGATCCTGATCCTGCTCACGGCCATCAGTGTGGTCAGCGGCGTGGTGCTGGCGAGCTTTCAGGGTCTGGTTCTTCCCGTGCACTTCACGGCCGTGAATGAGACGGCGCTGCTCGGGTTCGTGCTCAGCGCACTCGCGGTTGGGCTCCTGATCGGCAGTGGCATCTACGCAGTGCTCGCCAAGCCGGGCGGCGCCCGCGCTGCGTGGCTGCGGACCGGGATGATCGGTGCGACGCTCGGGTTCATCGTCATCGCGACGCTGCACTCCACACCGCTGATCCTCATCGGCGCATTCGTGGTGGGGCTGGCCAGCGGACTGTTCGGCGGACTGGTGGGCGTGCTCTCGCTCGAACACATCCCGGACGCCATGCGTGGGCGCGTCATGGGCACGCAGAACGCACTGCTCAGCCTCGCACCAGGGATCGGCATCATGGGCGCCGCTGCGCTCACCGAGGCGTGGAGCCTGCAGGGTGCGGCCGCAGTGATCGCGGCACTCTGGGCGGTGCTGACCGTGGTGGCGCTCTTCACCGCACGACCGCGCGACATCGCGCCGGTCGCTGCACCTGACGTTGCGCCAGACAGACCGGACGCCGATCAACGCGTGGCGCGGTAG
- a CDS encoding MerR family transcriptional regulator, with product MRIGELAELAGVTSRTVRHYHQIGLLPEPERRINGYREYSVLDATRLLRIRHLVGLGLGLDRIRGLLDLPGTGIEDELAGLEEALRDQIATLTRQLEIVRAARTSPLPEAPASYGELDELARNFLTDAAARRLEADLTLLMSAGDPATHAQVRAHAEAMGTDPRLRNLLSAAIGGLLAVTESTPEAERDRIANELRTLLAAAPMPELQNARVNDLLEQYRAQAFTEPQLDVLARLDYEP from the coding sequence ATGCGGATCGGAGAGCTGGCCGAGCTCGCGGGCGTCACCTCGCGCACCGTGCGGCACTATCACCAGATCGGGCTGCTGCCGGAGCCGGAGCGGCGGATCAACGGCTATCGCGAGTACTCCGTGCTGGACGCAACGCGCCTCCTTCGCATCCGTCACCTCGTCGGCCTCGGCCTCGGGCTCGATCGCATCCGCGGGCTCCTCGACCTGCCCGGCACCGGAATCGAGGACGAGCTCGCCGGCCTGGAGGAGGCGCTGCGCGATCAGATCGCCACGCTCACCCGCCAGCTCGAGATCGTCCGCGCGGCCCGGACATCGCCGCTGCCTGAAGCGCCGGCGAGCTACGGGGAGTTGGACGAACTGGCGCGCAACTTTCTCACCGACGCAGCAGCGAGACGCCTGGAGGCCGACCTCACTCTGTTGATGAGCGCCGGCGATCCAGCCACCCATGCGCAGGTGCGCGCACACGCCGAGGCTATGGGAACCGATCCGCGGCTGCGGAACCTGCTGTCCGCAGCGATAGGCGGATTACTGGCGGTCACCGAGTCCACGCCCGAGGCAGAGCGCGATCGGATCGCGAACGAGCTACGGACTCTGCTCGCCGCCGCACCGATGCCTGAGCTGCAGAACGCCCGCGTCAACGACCTGCTCGAGCAGTACCGCGCACAGGCGTTCACCGAGCCGCAGCTCGACGTCCTCGCACGCCTCGACTATGAGCCTTGA
- a CDS encoding RidA family protein: MADKTSINPFNWHFADDQGVLVTAPSSWLFVSGQTAMSDDGEPQHPGDLRAQVELTLANVHRVLEAAGMTLSDVVQLNTHVTDVEAFQAGAGDVLDRAFAAASVSPPGVLSQVSALGHPDLLVEIDAIAVR, from the coding sequence ATGGCTGACAAGACGAGCATCAACCCCTTCAACTGGCACTTCGCCGACGATCAGGGCGTGCTGGTCACCGCACCCTCATCGTGGCTGTTCGTGTCCGGTCAAACGGCGATGTCCGACGACGGCGAACCGCAGCACCCGGGCGACTTGCGCGCGCAGGTTGAACTCACTCTCGCCAACGTCCACCGGGTTCTCGAAGCCGCCGGCATGACGTTGAGCGACGTCGTCCAGCTCAACACACACGTCACCGACGTCGAAGCGTTCCAGGCCGGCGCAGGTGACGTCCTCGACCGCGCCTTCGCCGCAGCATCGGTGAGCCCTCCCGGGGTTCTCTCGCAAGTCAGCGCGCTCGGCCATCCGGACTTGCTCGTCGAGATCGATGCCATCGCCGTTCGCTGA
- the soxR gene encoding redox-sensitive transcriptional activator SoxR codes for MVKVKPRATLTPGEVAARAGVAVSALHFYEREGLISSTRTAGNQRRYRRDVLRRLAFVRVAQRVGIPLARVRDELSRLPDERTPSRRDWQRLSAAWREELEERIRGLEQLRDDFTSCIGCGCLSLRQCALANPGDALGGHGPGPRLLKDESSS; via the coding sequence ATGGTTAAGGTCAAACCGCGCGCGACGCTGACACCCGGCGAGGTTGCCGCCCGTGCCGGGGTGGCCGTGTCGGCGCTGCACTTCTACGAGCGCGAGGGCCTGATCAGCAGCACCCGGACCGCCGGGAATCAGCGCAGGTACCGCCGCGACGTGCTCCGCCGGCTCGCTTTCGTGCGGGTCGCTCAGCGCGTGGGCATCCCGCTAGCGCGCGTGCGCGATGAGCTGTCCCGCCTGCCCGACGAGCGCACTCCCAGCCGACGAGATTGGCAGCGCCTCTCCGCGGCCTGGCGCGAGGAGCTCGAGGAGCGGATCCGCGGGCTCGAACAACTTCGGGACGATTTCACCAGCTGCATCGGTTGTGGCTGCCTCTCCCTGCGGCAGTGCGCGCTCGCCAACCCGGGGGACGCGTTGGGCGGGCACGGGCCGGGCCCGCGTCTGCTCAAGGACGAGTCGAGCAGCTGA
- a CDS encoding 3-hydroxyacyl-CoA dehydrogenase family protein: MSRTIETVTVVGAGYMGGGIAQIFANAGIRTTIVDTTPEATQAGRERLLREAAEFEADGLYEPGSTDRIRTNLTAADSLEEAVADVDLIEEAVFERADVKHDVLARISAAARPDAIIGTNTSTIPVHVLVPAVQHPERFLTVHFSNPAPFIPGVELVAGEATTADVVEAIKALLVRIGREGAQVADTPGMVLNRLQYALLKEATAVVEEGVATVEDVDTIVRTTFGYRLGFFGPFAIADQAGLDVYANGYTTLGEAYGERLGTPSLISDAVAAGRHGAKNGKGLTGDFDDETRAELIAYRNRAYKRMGDLLSDLGPAPKGTPPA, encoded by the coding sequence ATGAGCAGGACCATCGAAACCGTCACCGTCGTCGGCGCCGGCTACATGGGCGGTGGCATCGCACAGATCTTCGCCAACGCCGGGATCCGCACCACGATCGTTGACACCACCCCCGAGGCCACCCAGGCCGGCCGGGAGCGACTCCTGCGCGAGGCCGCCGAGTTCGAAGCCGACGGCCTGTACGAGCCGGGCAGCACGGACCGGATCCGCACCAACCTCACCGCCGCCGACTCCCTCGAGGAGGCCGTGGCGGACGTGGACCTCATCGAGGAGGCCGTCTTCGAGCGCGCCGACGTCAAGCACGACGTCCTCGCCCGCATCAGCGCCGCCGCCCGCCCGGACGCGATCATCGGCACCAACACCTCCACCATCCCGGTGCACGTGCTCGTCCCCGCCGTGCAGCACCCCGAGCGCTTCCTCACCGTGCACTTCTCCAACCCCGCCCCCTTCATTCCCGGGGTCGAGCTGGTCGCCGGAGAGGCCACGACGGCGGACGTCGTCGAGGCCATCAAGGCTCTCCTCGTGCGCATCGGCCGGGAGGGCGCCCAGGTGGCCGACACCCCGGGCATGGTTCTGAACCGCCTCCAGTACGCCCTCCTGAAGGAGGCGACCGCCGTCGTCGAGGAGGGCGTGGCCACCGTCGAGGACGTCGACACGATCGTGCGCACCACGTTCGGCTACCGGCTGGGCTTCTTCGGCCCGTTCGCCATCGCCGACCAGGCCGGCCTGGACGTCTACGCCAATGGCTACACCACCCTGGGCGAGGCGTACGGCGAAAGGCTCGGGACGCCGTCGTTGATCTCCGACGCCGTGGCGGCCGGACGGCATGGGGCGAAGAACGGCAAGGGCCTGACCGGTGACTTCGACGACGAGACACGCGCCGAACTGATCGCCTACCGCAACCGCGCGTACAAGCGCATGGGCGATCTGCTCAGCGACCTCGGCCCGGCACCCAAGGGCACGCCCCCGGCGTAG
- a CDS encoding sugar phosphate isomerase/epimerase family protein: MKSRATTPPHSDLTAENWPIACNMLTFGGRTPDGTPTEDASATTWAGQLRQVRELGFDHIDPTDAWLSLAKLSPERLNEFRSVLADEGLGISSISMTRSSVVDRKNGEQNLADAHRFLDIAPEVGASIVNLGFMQGLTPAQQQALWFWLEPGHVDDPELRPLAIERIRELGDHAAANGIQLSLEMYEDTYVGTPEDAVQFVKDVGHDAVGLNPDIGNLVRLHRPIPSSPGMIDLFETVLPYCNFWHIKNYTRDEDPATGSYSSAPVPLKYGVINYRAVIRRAIELGYRGPFCTEHYGSDSIGVCAENRDYIRQVVGSALNRPDQPTNQQGASA; this comes from the coding sequence ATGAAATCGCGAGCAACGACGCCCCCGCACAGTGACCTCACCGCCGAGAACTGGCCGATCGCCTGCAACATGCTCACCTTCGGCGGTCGCACCCCGGACGGCACGCCCACTGAGGACGCGAGCGCCACCACCTGGGCCGGCCAGCTCCGCCAGGTGCGCGAACTCGGCTTCGACCACATCGACCCCACCGACGCCTGGCTCTCCCTGGCCAAGCTCAGCCCCGAGCGGCTGAACGAGTTCCGCAGCGTGCTGGCCGACGAAGGCCTGGGCATCTCCTCCATCTCGATGACGCGCAGCAGCGTGGTCGACCGCAAGAACGGCGAGCAGAACCTTGCCGACGCCCACCGGTTCCTCGACATCGCCCCCGAGGTCGGCGCCTCGATCGTCAATCTCGGCTTCATGCAGGGCCTCACCCCAGCGCAGCAGCAGGCGCTCTGGTTCTGGCTCGAGCCCGGGCACGTTGACGATCCGGAACTGCGCCCCCTCGCCATCGAGCGCATCCGCGAGCTCGGCGACCACGCCGCCGCCAACGGCATCCAGCTCAGCCTGGAAATGTACGAGGACACCTACGTCGGAACCCCGGAAGACGCGGTGCAGTTCGTCAAGGACGTCGGCCACGACGCCGTCGGCCTGAACCCAGACATCGGCAACCTGGTGCGCCTGCACCGCCCGATCCCCAGCTCGCCGGGCATGATCGACCTATTCGAGACCGTGCTGCCGTACTGCAACTTCTGGCACATCAAGAACTACACCCGCGACGAGGACCCGGCCACCGGCTCCTACTCCTCCGCACCAGTACCGCTGAAGTACGGCGTGATCAACTACCGTGCAGTCATCCGCCGCGCGATCGAACTCGGCTACCGCGGCCCGTTCTGCACCGAGCACTACGGCAGCGACTCCATCGGGGTGTGCGCCGAGAACCGTGACTACATTCGCCAGGTGGTGGGCTCGGCCCTGAACCGACCCGACCAGCCCACCAACCAGCAGGGAGCCTCCGCATGA
- a CDS encoding toll/interleukin-1 receptor domain-containing protein: MVDSPVQHAFLSYVHENAEAVETLASVLSAAGIPVWKDTENLWPGEDWKEKIRSAIEDGSLAFIACFSTISVSKTKTFMNEELALAVDQFRLRPLGHVWLLPVRLDDCDLPNYDLGGGRTLNSLQRIDIFGPNREANLARLVAAIMGIFGTSTTSAATIAAAIATANDADRGPRLAEALKLGITDPSKMMATEDLFLGEVKTVIEALKDQERFPLGGGAGPSVVTMVERAQEYEQLVGPLVHAAITLGAWGAEDHAVLAARAMSRIAAVTNEVQGGFTALIHLREYVLLPVIYAGVMGAVARRNGRMVRAFTLDPRVDINGHSFALTAATSPWQPFREADVAASVLARVGISGGTIEERLAEYEKGAGKFYTPVSEHLFRVLRQLAEPFVLDEQEYEQLFNQTEGFLAMSELDFAANSDTAPEYRRGRSHWIGRIGHAERYLDENAGLAPETVRDVQGQRERWWPLLGGMFGSDWQRAEVAASAWRDNVLAARQRRF; the protein is encoded by the coding sequence ATGGTCGATAGTCCCGTGCAGCATGCGTTCCTCTCCTACGTTCACGAGAACGCCGAGGCTGTCGAGACGTTGGCGTCGGTGCTGAGTGCGGCAGGGATTCCGGTGTGGAAGGACACAGAGAATCTGTGGCCCGGCGAGGACTGGAAGGAGAAGATCCGCTCGGCGATCGAGGATGGCTCGCTGGCGTTCATCGCCTGCTTCTCCACGATTAGCGTCTCCAAGACTAAGACCTTCATGAACGAGGAGCTGGCGCTGGCGGTCGACCAGTTTCGACTCCGGCCACTCGGCCACGTTTGGCTTCTTCCGGTTCGACTGGACGACTGCGACCTTCCGAACTACGACCTCGGTGGTGGTCGGACGCTCAACAGCCTCCAGCGCATCGACATTTTCGGTCCGAACCGCGAAGCCAATCTTGCTCGATTGGTCGCTGCCATCATGGGCATCTTCGGCACGTCTACCACCTCGGCAGCGACGATCGCAGCCGCCATTGCGACGGCGAACGATGCCGATCGCGGTCCACGCCTCGCCGAAGCACTCAAGCTGGGTATTACCGACCCCTCCAAGATGATGGCGACCGAGGATCTGTTCCTCGGCGAAGTGAAGACGGTTATCGAAGCGCTCAAAGACCAGGAGCGTTTCCCGTTGGGTGGAGGCGCGGGCCCCAGTGTGGTGACCATGGTCGAGCGCGCCCAGGAGTACGAACAACTTGTCGGGCCGCTCGTCCATGCTGCGATCACGCTCGGCGCTTGGGGTGCCGAAGACCACGCGGTCCTTGCCGCCCGCGCAATGTCACGCATCGCGGCGGTCACTAATGAGGTGCAAGGTGGCTTCACCGCACTGATCCACCTGCGAGAGTACGTGCTGTTGCCGGTCATATACGCGGGAGTCATGGGCGCGGTAGCGCGACGAAACGGTCGCATGGTGCGCGCGTTCACGCTCGACCCACGGGTGGACATCAACGGGCACTCGTTTGCGTTGACCGCTGCGACCAGCCCGTGGCAGCCGTTCCGGGAAGCCGACGTGGCCGCGTCAGTCCTGGCGCGTGTTGGTATCAGCGGCGGGACCATCGAGGAACGCCTCGCTGAATATGAGAAGGGCGCAGGCAAGTTCTACACACCCGTATCCGAGCACTTGTTCCGCGTACTTCGTCAGTTGGCAGAACCGTTCGTGCTCGACGAGCAGGAGTACGAACAGCTCTTCAACCAGACGGAGGGCTTCCTGGCTATGTCCGAACTGGATTTCGCAGCAAACAGCGATACCGCCCCGGAGTACCGACGTGGGCGCTCGCACTGGATCGGTCGCATCGGGCACGCCGAGCGCTACCTCGACGAGAACGCTGGTCTCGCGCCGGAGACAGTCCGCGATGTGCAAGGACAGCGCGAGCGCTGGTGGCCCCTGCTTGGTGGCATGTTCGGCAGTGACTGGCAGCGAGCGGAGGTCGCCGCCAGCGCGTGGCGCGACAATGTTCTAGCTGCTCGACAGCGGCGGTTCTAG
- a CDS encoding GNAT family N-acetyltransferase — MSGELAELLFQGAALLVPRRFADAVAGCGAVVQPWLMADDDAQISWRSTVSDAELVELTESHGGSPLPGWWDRLREHSLGWVTARSPAGQLVGFVNVAWDGGDHAFLIDTKTRPSHQHRGLGTAVVARAVQESRAAGCEWLFVDFGPDLTPFYIESCGFEPTPAGLVRLKERS, encoded by the coding sequence GTGAGCGGTGAGCTTGCGGAGTTGCTGTTTCAGGGCGCGGCGTTGCTTGTTCCTCGCCGTTTTGCAGATGCCGTTGCGGGCTGCGGCGCCGTGGTCCAACCTTGGCTGATGGCCGACGACGACGCACAGATCAGTTGGCGATCCACCGTGTCCGACGCCGAACTCGTTGAGTTGACCGAGTCGCACGGCGGGTCGCCACTTCCGGGCTGGTGGGACCGCCTCCGCGAACACTCACTGGGATGGGTAACTGCCCGGAGCCCGGCCGGCCAACTCGTGGGCTTCGTCAACGTGGCTTGGGACGGCGGCGACCATGCGTTCCTTATCGATACCAAGACGCGCCCCTCCCATCAACATCGAGGGCTCGGCACAGCGGTCGTTGCCCGAGCGGTACAGGAGTCGCGCGCCGCCGGCTGCGAGTGGCTGTTCGTCGACTTCGGGCCCGACCTCACACCGTTCTATATCGAGTCATGCGGCTTCGAGCCCACCCCGGCCGGTCTCGTTCGGCTCAAGGAGCGATCGTAA
- a CDS encoding LysE family translocator: MGLLTNLLNPKVAILYLALIPQFIDPSAGSIVAQGFQLGAIQILVGVAVNGAIIVAAGWVATFLQRKPAWMRWQKWVTGTLLGAIGVKLAIDAPAPAVAP, translated from the coding sequence ATGGGGCTCCTGACGAATCTGCTCAACCCCAAGGTCGCGATCCTCTACCTCGCGCTCATCCCGCAGTTCATCGACCCCTCCGCCGGCAGCATCGTCGCACAAGGATTCCAGCTCGGGGCGATCCAGATCCTCGTCGGCGTCGCGGTCAACGGTGCGATCATCGTCGCCGCAGGTTGGGTCGCCACCTTCCTACAGCGCAAGCCTGCATGGATGCGATGGCAGAAATGGGTCACCGGCACACTCCTCGGTGCGATCGGCGTGAAGCTCGCGATTGATGCCCCTGCCCCCGCTGTCGCCCCGTAG
- a CDS encoding AMIN-like domain-containing (lipo)protein — protein sequence MSNRMQRRQAETVLRPAWARFVAAVHVFSLTAIMAACAPGDTEPPAPTAASTSSSSPSAAGDSTSPSPPLEPTQEALEDTMPTGFFSLGTSDAAVFRDGHVLGLELQEVLIEDRSDGQRVILNFNRDGGTSGSGEIELWASAVEEAISEGPSPVIPMDGEFLLQVSIPGASPLLDEPAPDVALPRGGVVEDVAMTGAFTGFEGGGSLYLGLSSTDVEYCLSSSVDPSRVVIDIRFE from the coding sequence ATGTCGAACCGAATGCAGCGTAGACAAGCCGAAACGGTGTTGCGACCGGCCTGGGCGCGCTTCGTCGCCGCCGTCCATGTTTTCAGTTTGACGGCGATCATGGCTGCTTGCGCTCCAGGCGATACGGAACCACCGGCACCGACGGCAGCCTCCACCAGTTCGTCGAGTCCTTCCGCCGCTGGCGACTCGACGAGCCCATCACCGCCGCTTGAGCCCACACAAGAAGCTCTCGAGGACACGATGCCCACGGGCTTCTTCAGCCTGGGAACGAGTGACGCTGCCGTCTTCCGCGATGGTCACGTCCTCGGGTTGGAACTACAAGAGGTGCTGATCGAGGACCGCAGTGATGGCCAACGCGTGATCCTCAACTTCAACCGCGATGGGGGAACGAGCGGTTCAGGAGAGATCGAACTATGGGCGTCGGCTGTCGAAGAGGCGATCAGCGAGGGTCCCAGTCCGGTGATTCCCATGGATGGGGAGTTTCTGCTTCAGGTCAGCATTCCGGGCGCGTCGCCACTACTCGATGAGCCGGCGCCCGATGTGGCGCTGCCGCGCGGCGGCGTAGTGGAGGATGTCGCCATGACTGGTGCTTTCACCGGATTCGAAGGCGGCGGCTCGCTGTACCTCGGCCTGAGCAGCACCGACGTTGAGTACTGCCTGAGCAGCAGCGTTGACCCCTCCCGGGTGGTGATCGACATCCGATTCGAGTGA